In Streptomyces sp. NBC_01408, one DNA window encodes the following:
- a CDS encoding GNAT family N-acetyltransferase, whose amino-acid sequence MIIDDGMLFRPAEEKDAGILVSLYDRAARWMRKHGIDQWKPGGKDAAHFRAKMREGEVWLAEDADGRVVGAYELWWSDEEAWGVQPPVAGYVHRLMVERDAAPAGAGRRILEHAEWRIARTGRERARLDCVSTNPRLLAYYRSAGYRVVGEFPSKQAEDGRVYGVILLERRLDTT is encoded by the coding sequence GTGATCATTGACGACGGGATGTTGTTCCGGCCGGCCGAGGAGAAGGACGCCGGCATTCTGGTGTCGCTGTACGACCGGGCCGCCCGCTGGATGCGCAAACACGGGATCGACCAGTGGAAGCCGGGCGGGAAGGACGCCGCCCACTTCCGCGCGAAGATGCGCGAGGGCGAGGTGTGGCTCGCCGAGGACGCCGACGGGCGGGTCGTGGGCGCGTACGAGCTGTGGTGGTCCGACGAGGAGGCCTGGGGGGTGCAGCCGCCCGTCGCGGGCTACGTGCACCGCCTGATGGTGGAACGCGATGCCGCGCCCGCCGGGGCCGGACGGCGGATCCTGGAGCACGCGGAGTGGCGGATCGCCCGGACCGGGCGGGAGCGGGCGCGCCTGGACTGCGTGTCCACGAACCCGCGGCTGCTCGCGTACTACCGCTCCGCGGGCTACCGGGTGGTCGGCGAGTTCCCCTCGAAGCAGGCCGAGGACGGCCGGGTGTACGGGGTGATCCTGCTGGAGCGGCGCCTCGACACCACCTGA
- a CDS encoding TetR/AcrR family transcriptional regulator, whose protein sequence is MTTGVRRRMGVEERRQQLIGVALELFSHRSPDDVSIDEIAAAAGISRPLVYHYFPGKLSLYEAALRRAADELALRFVEPQEGPLGARLLRVMGRFFAFVDDHGPGFSALMRGGPAAGSSRANAMIDEVRQAAYEQIIAHIGVERPPARLELVVRSWVSLAESTALIWLDGRKIPRAELELQLVHDFAALAAVSAAYDTEMAGILVRILSGEPADGPFGELVGRLGGLVPGGADDPR, encoded by the coding sequence ATGACAACCGGGGTGCGACGCAGGATGGGTGTCGAGGAGCGGCGGCAGCAGTTGATCGGGGTGGCCCTGGAGCTGTTCAGCCACCGGTCGCCCGACGACGTGTCGATCGACGAGATCGCGGCTGCGGCCGGGATATCGCGGCCGCTCGTCTATCACTACTTTCCCGGCAAGCTGAGCCTGTACGAGGCCGCGCTGCGGCGGGCCGCCGACGAGTTGGCGCTGCGGTTCGTGGAGCCCCAGGAGGGGCCGCTCGGGGCGCGGTTGCTGCGGGTCATGGGGCGGTTCTTCGCCTTCGTGGACGACCACGGGCCCGGTTTCTCGGCGTTGATGCGCGGAGGGCCGGCGGCCGGGAGCAGCCGGGCCAACGCCATGATCGACGAGGTCCGGCAGGCCGCGTACGAGCAGATCATCGCGCACATCGGGGTCGAGCGGCCGCCCGCGCGGCTGGAGCTCGTGGTGCGGTCGTGGGTGTCCCTCGCCGAGTCCACCGCGCTGATCTGGCTGGACGGGCGGAAGATCCCCCGGGCCGAGCTGGAGCTCCAGCTGGTGCACGACTTCGCGGCGCTGGCCGCCGTGAGCGCCGCGTACGACACGGAGATGGCGGGGATCCTGGTGCGGATCCTGTCCGGGGAACCTGCCGACGGGCCCTTCGGGGAGCTGGTCGGCCGGCTCGGCGGACTCGTTCCGGGCGGGGCCGACGACCCGCGATGA
- a CDS encoding PDR/VanB family oxidoreductase codes for MRRALTVTAVAGAAWVAKRALRHRIARSPLWPLPALETPVSGHSPRRRLRARITSRTQPAEGVLLLTLRSPELPAWTPGAHVDITLPSGLVRQYSLCGDPAEAGAYTIAIRLVEDGRGGSREAHERLVEGAELELRPPRNRFELVPAPSYVFVAGGIGITPLLPMLRAATAAGAEWTLLYGGRSRASMPFLPELAVHGDRVVLFPQDEAGLPDLAPLAAARPGTLVYCCGPDPLMRAVTEASPDPAAVHLERFAPAAAGPAEPFTVELRRSGRTIEVAADESTLTAVRRALPDTPYSCEQGFCGTCRQRVLSGEVAHRDELLTDQEREDSMLLCVSRAKSGRLVLDL; via the coding sequence ATGAGGCGCGCCCTGACGGTCACGGCTGTGGCGGGAGCGGCCTGGGTGGCGAAGCGGGCCCTGCGCCACCGCATAGCGCGGTCCCCCCTCTGGCCCCTGCCGGCCCTGGAGACCCCCGTCTCGGGCCACTCCCCGCGCCGCCGGCTGCGGGCGCGGATCACCTCCCGTACGCAGCCGGCGGAGGGCGTGCTGCTGCTGACCCTGCGCTCCCCCGAGCTCCCGGCGTGGACCCCGGGCGCGCACGTGGACATCACCCTGCCGTCGGGGCTGGTCCGCCAGTACTCCCTGTGCGGGGACCCGGCGGAGGCGGGTGCGTACACGATCGCGATCCGCCTGGTCGAGGACGGCCGCGGCGGCTCCCGCGAGGCGCACGAGCGGCTGGTGGAGGGCGCCGAACTCGAACTGCGGCCCCCGCGCAACCGCTTCGAGCTGGTCCCGGCGCCCTCGTACGTCTTCGTCGCGGGCGGCATCGGCATCACCCCACTCCTGCCGATGCTCAGGGCGGCCACGGCGGCCGGCGCCGAGTGGACCCTCCTGTACGGGGGCCGCAGCCGGGCGAGCATGCCCTTCCTCCCCGAACTGGCCGTCCACGGCGACCGGGTGGTGCTCTTCCCGCAGGACGAGGCGGGCCTGCCCGACCTGGCCCCGCTCGCCGCGGCCCGGCCGGGCACCCTGGTCTACTGCTGCGGCCCGGACCCCCTGATGCGGGCCGTCACCGAGGCCTCCCCCGATCCGGCGGCGGTCCACCTGGAACGTTTCGCCCCCGCGGCGGCCGGCCCGGCCGAGCCCTTCACGGTCGAACTCCGCCGCTCGGGCCGCACGATCGAGGTCGCGGCGGACGAGTCCACCCTCACCGCGGTCCGCCGGGCGCTGCCCGACACCCCGTACTCCTGCGAACAGGGCTTCTGCGGCACCTGCCGGCAACGGGTCCTGTCGGGCGAGGTGGCCCATCGCGACGAACTCCTCACGGACCAGGAACGCGAGGACTCGATGCTCCTGTGCGTCTCCCGCGCGAAGAGCGGCCGCCTCGTCCTGGACCTTTGA
- a CDS encoding metal-dependent hydrolase, protein MSNTPLAPAPVASEHIDLAPRNVSFGWEHTPLHWLPNDPFAGHMINVLHLLLPAGERWFVHVYKQVLPLIEDERLRADVVGFIGQEAMHAAAHDDVLPHLKRLGLDPTPYTAQVDWLFEKLLGDRTLPPGRARHWWLMERVAMIAAIEHYTAFLGDWVLNAEELDRRGADPTMLDLLRWHGAEEVEHRSVAFDLFMHVDGNYRRRARTWATGFSALVFLWQRGVRFFMENDPHLVDGKASFGQFFRAGQQGVLPSTGSMLKSVPKYLSRTYHPSQEGSTAQAAAYLATSPGANGGARA, encoded by the coding sequence ATGTCTAATACGCCGCTCGCGCCCGCCCCCGTGGCGTCGGAACACATAGACCTCGCCCCGCGGAACGTGTCCTTCGGCTGGGAGCACACCCCGCTCCACTGGCTGCCGAACGATCCCTTCGCCGGGCACATGATCAATGTGCTGCACCTGCTGCTCCCCGCGGGTGAGCGCTGGTTCGTGCACGTCTACAAGCAGGTGCTGCCCCTCATCGAGGACGAGCGGCTGCGGGCGGACGTCGTCGGCTTCATCGGCCAGGAGGCCATGCACGCCGCCGCGCACGACGACGTACTGCCCCACCTCAAGCGGCTCGGCCTGGACCCGACGCCCTACACCGCGCAGGTGGACTGGCTCTTCGAGAAGCTGCTCGGCGACCGGACCCTGCCGCCGGGCCGGGCGCGCCACTGGTGGCTGATGGAGCGCGTCGCGATGATCGCGGCGATAGAGCACTACACGGCGTTCCTCGGTGACTGGGTCCTGAACGCCGAGGAGCTGGACCGGCGGGGCGCCGACCCCACCATGCTGGACCTGCTGCGCTGGCACGGGGCGGAGGAGGTCGAGCACCGGTCGGTGGCCTTCGACCTCTTCATGCACGTGGACGGCAACTACCGCCGCCGGGCCCGGACCTGGGCGACCGGGTTCTCGGCCCTGGTCTTCCTGTGGCAGCGGGGCGTGCGGTTCTTCATGGAGAACGACCCGCACCTGGTGGACGGCAAGGCCTCCTTCGGCCAGTTCTTCCGCGCCGGGCAGCAGGGGGTGCTGCCCTCCACGGGCTCCATGCTGAAGTCCGTCCCGAAGTACCTCTCCCGTACGTACCACCCCTCGCAGGAGGGCTCGACCGCCCAGGCGGCGGCCTACCTCGCCACCTCCCCCGGGGCGAACGGCGGTGCGCGGGCATGA
- a CDS encoding tyrosine-protein phosphatase encodes MTATPSTTVANLRDLGGTPLSGGRTVRTGLVLRSGQLDRLDLAADPAVAALGLRTVIDFRTEAERVAHPDRVPQGVRVLVEDVLADKVSAGRMPAAAQLKDLLGDPVVAEERLGGGKVQALFADIYRSFVTSGSGQAAYRTLLTELADPGAGPLLFHCTAGKDRTGWGATVVLALLGADEETITAEYLSVNPAVKQAFAPMIEGFTAAGGDPDIALALIGVFPSYLRAALDEVETRYGSMEKYVREGLGVSDGTVEALRARLVV; translated from the coding sequence ATGACCGCCACCCCCTCCACCACCGTCGCCAATCTCCGCGACCTCGGCGGCACCCCGCTCTCCGGCGGCCGCACCGTCCGCACCGGCCTGGTGCTGCGTTCGGGCCAGCTCGACCGGCTCGACCTCGCCGCCGACCCGGCCGTGGCCGCGCTGGGCCTGCGTACGGTCATCGACTTCCGCACCGAGGCGGAGCGCGTGGCCCACCCCGACCGGGTGCCGCAGGGCGTGCGCGTCCTGGTGGAGGACGTACTGGCGGACAAGGTGAGCGCCGGCCGGATGCCCGCCGCCGCGCAGCTCAAGGACCTCCTCGGCGACCCGGTGGTGGCCGAGGAGCGCCTGGGCGGTGGCAAGGTGCAGGCGCTGTTCGCCGACATCTACCGGTCGTTCGTGACCTCCGGCTCCGGCCAGGCCGCGTACCGGACCCTGCTCACCGAGCTCGCCGACCCCGGGGCCGGGCCGCTGCTCTTCCACTGCACGGCCGGCAAGGACCGTACGGGCTGGGGCGCGACCGTCGTCCTGGCGCTGCTCGGCGCCGACGAGGAGACGATCACGGCCGAGTACCTGTCGGTGAACCCGGCGGTCAAGCAGGCCTTCGCCCCGATGATCGAGGGCTTCACGGCGGCCGGCGGCGACCCGGACATCGCCCTCGCGCTGATCGGCGTCTTCCCGTCGTACCTGCGCGCCGCGCTGGACGAGGTCGAGACGCGCTACGGCTCCATGGAGAAGTACGTGCGCGAGGGGCTCGGGGTCTCCGACGGGACGGTCGAGGCGCTGCGCGCCCGTCTTGTGGTCTGA
- a CDS encoding rhomboid-like protein — protein MNPLPLGAVYAGAVQLGAYALERIGAAEREQVLRTCSTNVDNLAAGRWETLVSSAFVVEEPMPLPYALLLVAVLGYAEYAYGAWWTAAVFLFGHTTATLLVYGALHRTPDQGVRRALDVGTSYGFNAVLGALTSALPRGAVRTAARIGLLALAAAPVLRRDRTFTDAGHLAALGLGIGVSLAADCRSGANRQKIAQIAI, from the coding sequence GTGAATCCATTGCCACTGGGAGCGGTCTACGCGGGCGCGGTGCAGCTCGGGGCGTACGCCCTGGAGCGGATCGGGGCGGCGGAGCGGGAGCAGGTGCTCCGGACCTGCTCGACGAATGTCGACAACCTCGCCGCCGGGCGCTGGGAGACGCTGGTCAGCAGCGCCTTCGTCGTCGAGGAGCCGATGCCCCTGCCCTACGCGCTGCTGCTCGTCGCGGTCCTCGGGTACGCCGAGTACGCGTACGGCGCCTGGTGGACGGCAGCGGTGTTCCTCTTCGGGCACACGACCGCGACCCTCCTGGTCTACGGGGCCCTGCACCGGACGCCCGATCAGGGCGTCCGGCGGGCCCTGGACGTGGGGACCAGCTACGGGTTCAACGCCGTGCTCGGCGCCCTGACCTCCGCCCTGCCGCGCGGGGCGGTCCGCACGGCCGCCCGGATCGGGCTGCTGGCGCTGGCCGCGGCGCCGGTCCTGCGGCGGGACCGGACCTTCACCGACGCCGGGCACCTGGCGGCCCTGGGGCTGGGCATCGGGGTCTCACTGGCCGCCGATTGTCGTTCCGGAGCAAATCGTCAGAAAATTGCACAGATCGCCATATGA
- a CDS encoding PepSY domain-containing protein — translation MSLDEIHHVRTPEAPAPEAPAPDSSSPDGTAPGAAIPRRGGWAALRPLFLRLHFYAGLLIAPLLFLAATTGLLYAGSWQAEKILYADELTVARVGDEVRPLSAQVEAARGAAPKGEVLSVWPAPDAEATTRVVMESPGLAEGETLTVFVDPYTAEVRGQLATVGDALPLRAWLSEFHSSLQLGEFGRNYSELAASWLWVVALGGLGLWIGRRRKRKAELVLPDRKATGRRRTLSWHGTVGLWAVAGLVLLSATGLTWSKYAGENIGQLQDGLGGATPAVSAALNPGAASGGADEHAGHVMTEGMEMPPPAPTADIGIDRAVEAARAAGVTESLQVTLPAKGKGYVVKEKDKQVPVHLDTVALDPADGRVLDELRFADYPVLAQLTRFGIDLHMGLTFGLANQLALAALAVAVMFLVFWGYRMWWLRRPTKDRKLSVGRAQPRGAWRKLPVTALLPLAAVTAVVGWFIPLLGISLLVFLAVDALLGFVAARRRGAAV, via the coding sequence ATGTCTCTTGACGAGATCCACCATGTCCGCACGCCGGAAGCACCTGCTCCGGAAGCACCCGCTCCGGACTCCTCCTCGCCCGACGGCACCGCTCCGGGCGCCGCGATACCCCGGCGCGGCGGCTGGGCGGCCCTGCGGCCGCTGTTCCTGCGCCTGCACTTCTACGCGGGCCTGCTGATCGCCCCCCTGCTGTTCCTCGCCGCGACCACCGGCCTGCTGTACGCCGGTTCGTGGCAGGCCGAGAAGATCCTCTACGCCGACGAGCTGACCGTCGCCCGGGTCGGCGACGAGGTCCGGCCGCTGAGCGCCCAGGTCGAGGCGGCCCGGGGCGCCGCGCCCAAGGGCGAGGTCCTGTCCGTGTGGCCCGCTCCGGACGCGGAGGCCACCACCCGGGTCGTCATGGAGAGCCCCGGGCTCGCGGAGGGCGAGACCCTCACCGTGTTCGTCGACCCGTATACGGCCGAGGTGCGCGGACAGCTCGCCACCGTCGGCGACGCCCTGCCCCTGCGGGCCTGGCTGAGCGAGTTCCACTCCAGCCTTCAGCTCGGGGAGTTCGGCCGCAACTACAGCGAGCTCGCCGCGAGCTGGCTGTGGGTGGTCGCCCTGGGCGGCCTCGGGCTGTGGATCGGCCGCCGCCGCAAGCGGAAGGCTGAACTCGTCCTCCCGGACCGCAAGGCCACCGGCCGGCGCCGCACCCTGTCCTGGCACGGGACCGTCGGCCTCTGGGCCGTCGCCGGTCTCGTCCTCCTCTCCGCCACCGGCCTGACCTGGTCCAAGTACGCCGGGGAGAACATCGGGCAGCTCCAGGACGGCCTCGGCGGCGCCACCCCCGCCGTCTCGGCGGCCCTGAACCCCGGCGCGGCCTCCGGCGGCGCCGACGAGCACGCCGGCCATGTCATGACCGAGGGCATGGAGATGCCGCCTCCCGCGCCCACCGCCGACATCGGCATCGACCGCGCCGTCGAGGCCGCGCGGGCCGCCGGGGTCACCGAGTCCCTCCAGGTGACCCTGCCGGCCAAGGGCAAGGGGTACGTGGTCAAGGAGAAGGACAAGCAGGTGCCGGTGCACCTGGACACCGTCGCCCTCGACCCCGCCGACGGCCGGGTCCTGGACGAACTGCGCTTCGCCGACTACCCCGTGCTCGCCCAGCTGACGCGCTTCGGCATCGACCTGCACATGGGCCTGACCTTCGGCCTCGCCAACCAGCTCGCGCTGGCCGCGCTCGCCGTCGCGGTGATGTTCCTCGTGTTCTGGGGCTACCGGATGTGGTGGCTGCGCCGTCCGACGAAGGACCGCAAGCTGTCGGTGGGCCGTGCGCAGCCGCGCGGCGCCTGGCGCAAGCTGCCGGTGACGGCCCTGCTGCCGCTGGCCGCGGTGACCGCCGTGGTCGGCTGGTTCATCCCGCTGCTGGGGATCAGCCTGCTCGTGTTCCTGGCGGTCGACGCACTGCTCGGCTTCGTCGCGGCCCGCCGCCGCGGGGCGGCCGTCTAG
- a CDS encoding winged helix-turn-helix domain-containing protein: MANTRTLTSASSAATAALPPFPPSARHRLRSVDRDEAVRVVDFLPPGATWLPAPQHTLPTLPGRPPMVGYLVLVPADQQPPTAFAPPTAFAPQAVAAPQAPALPSDAAGAAGESPVRIDPAQRTAEVDGQVLDLTYLEFELLAHLVAHPHRVHSRDQLVTTVWGYGHVGDGRTVDVHIARLRRKLGAAHRGSIQTVRRVGYKYTP, encoded by the coding sequence ATGGCCAACACCCGTACCCTGACCTCCGCTTCCTCCGCTGCGACCGCCGCCCTGCCCCCCTTCCCTCCCAGTGCCCGCCACCGGCTGCGTTCCGTGGACCGGGACGAGGCGGTCCGCGTGGTGGACTTCCTCCCGCCCGGGGCCACCTGGCTGCCCGCCCCCCAGCACACCCTGCCGACGCTGCCGGGCCGGCCGCCGATGGTCGGCTACCTGGTCCTCGTACCGGCCGACCAGCAGCCGCCGACCGCCTTCGCCCCGCCGACCGCCTTCGCCCCACAGGCCGTTGCCGCCCCGCAGGCCCCGGCGCTCCCCTCGGACGCCGCCGGCGCCGCGGGCGAGAGCCCGGTCCGCATCGACCCGGCGCAGCGCACGGCCGAGGTCGACGGGCAGGTCCTCGACCTGACCTACCTGGAGTTCGAGCTGCTGGCCCACCTGGTGGCGCACCCGCACCGGGTGCACAGCCGGGACCAGCTGGTGACCACGGTCTGGGGCTACGGGCACGTCGGCGACGGCCGGACGGTGGACGTCCACATCGCCCGCCTGCGCCGCAAGCTGGGCGCCGCCCACCGTGGCTCGATCCAGACGGTGCGCCGCGTGGGCTACAAGTACACGCCCTGA
- the glnII gene encoding glutamine synthetase, protein MSYKAEYIWIDGTEPTAKLRSKTKIMADGDALPIWGFDGSSTNQAEGHASDRVLNPVFSCPDPIRGGENVLVMCEVLNIDMTPHESNTRALLRPVAEKFAAQEPIFGIEQEYTFFDGTRPLGFPVNGFPAAQGGYYCGVGSDEIFGRDIVEKHLDHCLAAGLSISGINAEVMPGQWEFQVGPVGPLEVSDQLWIARWLLYRTAEDFNVSATLNPKPVKGDWNGAGAHTNFSTKAMREDYRAIISACEALGEGSKPLDHVKNYGAGIDERLTGLHETAPWNEFSYGVSDRGASVRIPWQVEKDGKGYIEDRRPNANVDPYVVTRLITDTCCAGLEKDGLV, encoded by the coding sequence GTGAGCTACAAGGCTGAGTACATCTGGATCGACGGCACCGAGCCGACGGCGAAGCTTCGTTCCAAGACGAAGATCATGGCCGACGGCGACGCGCTGCCGATCTGGGGCTTCGACGGTTCGAGCACCAACCAGGCCGAGGGCCACGCCTCCGACCGCGTGCTCAACCCGGTGTTCTCCTGCCCGGACCCGATCCGCGGCGGCGAGAACGTCCTCGTGATGTGCGAGGTCCTGAACATCGACATGACCCCGCACGAGTCGAACACCCGCGCGCTGCTGCGCCCGGTCGCCGAGAAGTTCGCGGCCCAGGAGCCGATCTTCGGCATCGAGCAGGAGTACACCTTCTTCGACGGCACCCGGCCGCTCGGCTTCCCGGTCAACGGCTTCCCGGCCGCGCAGGGCGGCTACTACTGCGGTGTCGGCTCGGACGAGATCTTCGGCCGCGACATCGTCGAGAAGCACCTGGACCACTGCCTCGCGGCGGGCCTGAGCATCTCCGGCATCAACGCCGAGGTCATGCCCGGCCAGTGGGAGTTCCAGGTCGGCCCCGTCGGTCCGCTGGAGGTCTCCGACCAGCTGTGGATCGCCCGCTGGCTGCTCTACCGCACCGCCGAGGACTTCAACGTGTCGGCGACGCTCAACCCGAAGCCGGTGAAGGGCGACTGGAACGGCGCGGGCGCGCACACCAACTTCTCCACCAAGGCGATGCGCGAGGACTACCGCGCGATCATCTCCGCCTGCGAGGCCCTGGGCGAGGGCAGCAAGCCGCTCGACCACGTCAAGAACTACGGCGCCGGCATCGACGAGCGCCTGACGGGCCTGCACGAGACGGCCCCGTGGAACGAGTTCAGCTACGGCGTCTCGGACCGCGGCGCCTCGGTCCGCATCCCGTGGCAGGTGGAGAAGGACGGCAAGGGCTACATCGAGGACCGCCGCCCGAACGCGAACGTGGACCCGTACGTGGTGACCCGCCTCATCACGGACACCTGCTGCGCCGGCCTGGAGAAGGACGGCCTGGTCTGA
- a CDS encoding transposase, whose product MAGLRTIAAPFVAPGPSGVSIRDRLRHLTFADEKVLQLVGDHLGSLAGKDLKARCQAGLDHDTEAWAERKRSLTAESSSRWAGSVTKATHDQWALARRAQVAHIQSLEAGVRTITHRRSLPVGEKGTKRAPGGYRSKREWFAKTRRLHLLEDRLTAERADRETGLVRVVRGGKRLLNTRHHLEQAQLTATEWRKRWETERRFLQADGESGKRYGNETIRVTPDGEVSLKLPAPLAHLANAPHGRYVLTGRVGFPHRGEQWRDRITANRAVAYRIHEDVGRGRWYLTASWQVPPVPTVPLTAALTGGVIGVDTNADHLAAWRLDQHGNPVGEPLRFDYDLTGTAQHRAAPRSTAQHRDAQVRHALIRLLHWAKRHGLAIAVEDLDFTAEKTREKHGHRKRFRKLISGMPVYKLRARLVSMATELGITIVAVDPAYTSKWGAQHWQKPLTSNNRKTTRHDAAAVAIGRRALGHPIRRRTAPPRTHQSDGCGHRTVQARPGTPGREGNRPRIPGPRTRSVGAGRGENAVDQNAQHRSGRSAEHES is encoded by the coding sequence GCGGACGATCGCCGCGCCATTCGTGGCGCCCGGCCCATCCGGGGTCTCGATCCGTGACCGGCTCAGGCACCTCACGTTTGCGGACGAGAAGGTTCTGCAGCTGGTCGGTGACCACTTGGGCTCGCTGGCGGGAAAGGACCTCAAGGCCCGCTGCCAGGCTGGGCTGGATCACGACACCGAGGCGTGGGCGGAGCGGAAGCGGTCCCTGACCGCCGAGTCGTCTTCCCGGTGGGCCGGGTCGGTCACGAAGGCCACCCACGATCAGTGGGCACTCGCCCGCCGCGCCCAGGTCGCGCACATCCAGAGTCTGGAAGCCGGGGTGCGCACGATCACGCACCGGAGGTCGCTGCCGGTCGGCGAGAAGGGGACGAAGCGGGCGCCGGGCGGATACCGCAGCAAGCGGGAGTGGTTCGCCAAGACCCGGCGTCTGCACCTGCTGGAAGACCGGCTGACCGCAGAGCGGGCCGACCGCGAGACGGGTCTGGTCCGTGTCGTACGCGGCGGGAAGCGGCTGCTCAACACGCGCCACCACCTGGAGCAGGCGCAGCTCACCGCGACCGAATGGCGCAAGCGCTGGGAGACGGAACGGCGGTTCCTCCAAGCGGACGGCGAGTCGGGCAAACGGTACGGCAACGAGACCATCCGCGTCACTCCCGACGGCGAAGTCTCCCTCAAGCTCCCGGCTCCGCTGGCACACCTCGCAAACGCGCCGCATGGCCGGTACGTCCTCACCGGCCGCGTCGGCTTCCCGCACCGGGGCGAGCAGTGGCGCGACCGGATCACCGCGAACCGGGCGGTGGCGTACCGCATCCACGAAGACGTCGGCCGGGGCCGCTGGTACCTGACCGCGTCCTGGCAGGTCCCGCCGGTCCCAACCGTGCCCCTGACCGCGGCCCTGACCGGTGGCGTAATCGGTGTGGACACCAACGCCGACCACCTTGCCGCGTGGCGACTCGACCAGCACGGAAACCCAGTCGGCGAACCGCTCCGCTTCGACTACGACCTCACCGGCACCGCGCAGCACCGCGCAGCACCGCGCAGCACCGCGCAGCACCGCGACGCCCAGGTCCGGCACGCCTTGATCCGCCTGCTGCATTGGGCCAAGCGCCATGGCCTCGCGATCGCGGTCGAGGACCTCGACTTCACCGCCGAGAAGACCCGGGAAAAGCACGGCCACCGCAAGCGGTTCCGCAAGCTCATTTCCGGCATGCCCGTCTACAAGCTGCGCGCCCGGCTCGTCAGCATGGCGACCGAACTCGGCATCACCATTGTCGCCGTCGACCCGGCCTACACCTCCAAGTGGGGAGCTCAGCACTGGCAGAAGCCCCTCACCAGCAACAACCGCAAGACCACTCGCCACGACGCAGCCGCCGTGGCGATCGGCAGGCGCGCCCTGGGGCACCCGATCCGGCGACGGACGGCACCGCCCCGCACCCACCAGAGCGATGGGTGCGGGCATCGGACCGTCCAGGCCCGACCGGGCACCCCAGGGCGTGAGGGAAACCGTCCCCGCATCCCCGGACCACGGACACGATCCGTCGGCGCCGGACGCGGAGAGAACGCGGTGGACCAGAACGCCCAACACCGTTCGGGGCGTTCGGCTGAGCATGAGTCCTGA